A single region of the Rhodopirellula bahusiensis genome encodes:
- a CDS encoding PQQ-binding-like beta-propeller repeat protein, which translates to MKATKPVLLLIASLLLGEVGYADWPQFRGNNSDGIGSGSPPIAFGPNKNVRWKTPLAPGHSSPCLAGDRIFVTTCHAKDRSLSVVCLSRDNGEVLWEYSVTVDELEKGHPSFNPASSSPCCDGERVVAYFGSYGLLCLDHEGKPLWEKRLPLTKSFAGNAASPMIVGDKLILYRGNYVDHYLLCLDKRTGNELWRVPQSEKFTGEMACTACPIIAGDRLICHSARSVQAFDIDTGERLWIAGVATTATSTPIIAGNEVVVAGWNKLGEPSLRPPIPNFEKLLESSDMNGDQLIGRTELPKLWIFHRPDGAEAPMNGGTVTFRMADKNRDGKIQREEWIGVVQGISKFRDGYESHGLLAIPLDSVGLVSPDVMRTLTEKGIPEVPSPVSDGDHVYLVKNGGLLTCLNLMTGETTSRVRTRGSGTHYASPLIAGGNLYTFAGDGRVSVLSLGARPKILEVNEMEDGVYATPAIGDGVIYLRTHSALYAFAKEQE; encoded by the coding sequence ATGAAAGCAACGAAACCAGTGCTGCTGTTGATTGCGTCACTTTTACTCGGTGAAGTTGGATACGCGGACTGGCCTCAGTTTCGTGGTAACAACTCCGACGGCATCGGATCGGGATCACCGCCGATCGCGTTCGGCCCAAACAAGAACGTCCGCTGGAAAACGCCACTTGCACCGGGACACAGTTCACCGTGTCTCGCTGGTGACCGAATCTTTGTCACGACCTGTCACGCCAAGGATCGGTCGCTAAGCGTCGTTTGCCTAAGTCGCGACAACGGCGAGGTCCTTTGGGAATATTCAGTCACCGTCGACGAATTGGAAAAAGGGCATCCCTCGTTCAACCCTGCCAGTAGTTCACCGTGCTGCGACGGGGAGAGAGTCGTTGCGTACTTTGGGTCGTATGGGTTGCTCTGTCTTGACCACGAAGGCAAGCCGCTCTGGGAAAAACGTTTGCCGCTAACCAAGTCGTTTGCTGGAAACGCAGCGTCACCGATGATCGTCGGCGACAAACTGATTCTGTATCGCGGCAACTACGTCGACCACTACCTGCTTTGCCTTGATAAACGGACGGGCAACGAACTGTGGCGCGTCCCGCAGTCCGAAAAATTCACCGGCGAAATGGCCTGCACCGCGTGCCCGATCATCGCCGGCGATCGTTTGATTTGTCATTCCGCCCGAAGCGTGCAAGCGTTCGACATTGATACGGGTGAAAGACTTTGGATCGCGGGCGTCGCCACGACGGCAACCAGCACTCCGATCATCGCTGGCAACGAAGTGGTCGTGGCGGGATGGAACAAGCTTGGCGAACCCAGCTTGCGTCCGCCGATACCGAATTTCGAAAAATTGCTAGAGTCCAGCGATATGAATGGGGATCAGTTGATCGGGCGCACGGAACTTCCCAAGCTGTGGATCTTCCATCGTCCTGACGGAGCCGAAGCACCAATGAACGGTGGCACGGTTACGTTTCGGATGGCCGACAAAAATCGCGACGGGAAGATCCAACGCGAGGAATGGATCGGGGTTGTTCAGGGAATCAGCAAGTTTCGAGACGGTTACGAATCGCACGGACTACTCGCCATTCCGTTGGATTCAGTGGGACTCGTGAGTCCCGACGTCATGCGGACTTTGACTGAGAAGGGGATCCCCGAAGTGCCCTCGCCGGTTTCAGATGGCGATCATGTCTACCTCGTTAAGAATGGCGGTTTGCTGACTTGCCTGAATTTGATGACAGGTGAAACGACATCCCGCGTTCGCACGCGCGGTAGTGGAACGCATTACGCCTCGCCACTGATCGCGGGCGGAAACCTTTATACCTTCGCCGGCGACGGTCGGGTCAGCGTCCTGAGTCTCGGTGCGCGTCCAAAGATTTTGGAAGTCAATGAAATGGAGGACGGAGTCTACGCGACTCCGGCGATTGGTGACGGGGTTATTTACTTGCGGACTCATTCCGCACTCTATGCGTTCGCGAAGGAGCAAGAATGA
- a CDS encoding ankyrin repeat domain-containing protein, with product MMTASDTVAAKPFFASPHVRPIAIADGLVLVVNTPADTVDVFDRTTRRLVKRIAVGVDPVSIAVRPDGEEVWIANHVSDSISVVDLKVDSPTYLCPIATVQQFDHASRTTRFDEPVGIAFASNDKAYVALSSENAIAVIDVDGRKVTKRLKINAQDPRAILVAGDRLYVIPFESNNQTQLSGGNGHEIDGELVTFDAWQHSIFHNNVLSLGHVVDIVKHPDVPDRDLFVFDTSTDELVQTVDTLGTLLYGLDVDASGNVFIAMTDARNEINGRAGTKKHGLKELGNRAFLNRVTRIGADLGNDSVEFFDLEPQPPQPPEPDAAFATPYAIKVSRDQRTLFVSAAASGRLIAMDTVSGEVLDNVDVQAVPRGIAIDHDNAGQPQTAWVLNSVENSISVVDVSDVSRMRVIEHLPMEDPTNPVLKRGRKAFESAEASTTKTFSCASCHPNGHTDQLLWVLKTPIVSGGDQIMPRSTMPVRGLRDTQPFHWDGVPGDPYGGNNSASIHASVPPNSDADDPLSAIRHLVDGGIAGTMSMHDDPTQNDEGKAGTLDAPERDAMSAFLLSIRYPPAPRRPYDNVVSDQAKRGFELFHVHGDDDPSKPRPNVCGDCHRMPFLVSTNTPGTGMDAPTWRGAQDRFLILPQGRLNIIDFDFYAAIADGGQDERSIWQLSWAGRERFNPVWDMVLEGSTGMSGTYGRQWTMNQSNADDDQGRDLLSVLEQAALEDAIVLKAEGVVIGGDASTAIQLVLQSEAEAPRYQDLNDSSVEYSRGDLEDAAAAGRLILTWTATLPSTESFEAQPAIWTHGPIGQQRGRQQFPILHTARPEMLISGRHFGSDATVFVDGRVADAQVDVAGEDVSIEFGKLPSLGMHLLQVKTAYSDFSNDFIFYVAKDAGDADRLKLELDRPHLDLQKRLADAVGRGDLRRVRGLISRGAAVNSIDRESGSYPLAIAALHGHTKIAEYLIESDADIDAKNRDGNTALHIASFLCHKEVVEVLIEHNASKSIRSARGERAVDTVAGPWSDELAGLYKFIATLTSQDIDLEAVRDERPRVAAMLK from the coding sequence ATGATGACAGCTTCGGACACCGTGGCCGCGAAGCCTTTCTTCGCCAGTCCGCATGTCCGACCGATCGCGATCGCCGATGGGTTGGTGCTGGTGGTCAACACGCCGGCGGATACCGTTGATGTATTCGATCGCACGACCCGTCGGCTGGTGAAGCGTATTGCGGTTGGCGTTGATCCCGTTTCCATCGCGGTTCGTCCCGATGGCGAGGAAGTGTGGATCGCGAACCATGTTTCTGACTCAATCAGCGTGGTCGATCTGAAGGTCGATAGCCCGACCTATTTGTGCCCAATTGCAACCGTACAGCAATTCGACCACGCGTCGCGTACGACACGCTTTGACGAACCGGTGGGCATCGCGTTCGCCAGCAACGACAAAGCGTACGTGGCGCTATCGTCGGAAAACGCTATCGCAGTGATCGATGTCGACGGGCGCAAGGTGACTAAGCGTCTGAAAATCAACGCCCAAGATCCACGCGCCATCCTGGTCGCGGGCGACCGTCTGTACGTGATCCCGTTTGAATCAAACAACCAAACGCAACTTTCCGGTGGAAACGGGCATGAAATTGACGGGGAGTTGGTCACCTTTGACGCTTGGCAGCATTCCATTTTTCACAACAACGTGTTGTCGCTGGGACACGTTGTCGACATCGTCAAGCATCCCGATGTTCCTGACCGCGACCTGTTTGTCTTTGACACCAGCACCGACGAACTGGTTCAGACAGTCGATACGCTGGGGACGTTGTTGTACGGATTGGATGTCGATGCCAGCGGGAACGTGTTCATCGCGATGACGGATGCTCGCAACGAGATCAATGGACGAGCTGGAACGAAGAAGCACGGATTGAAGGAACTGGGCAACCGTGCGTTCCTGAATCGTGTCACGCGAATCGGAGCGGATCTGGGAAACGATTCCGTTGAGTTTTTCGATCTCGAACCACAGCCACCGCAGCCCCCCGAACCGGATGCGGCTTTTGCAACGCCCTACGCGATCAAGGTCAGTCGGGACCAAAGGACTCTTTTTGTCTCCGCCGCCGCCTCCGGTCGGCTGATCGCGATGGATACAGTGTCGGGCGAGGTGCTAGATAATGTCGACGTGCAAGCGGTCCCACGCGGCATCGCCATCGACCACGACAATGCGGGCCAACCACAAACGGCTTGGGTTCTCAATTCGGTCGAGAATTCCATTTCGGTCGTGGACGTGTCCGATGTTTCGCGGATGCGGGTGATCGAGCACTTGCCGATGGAGGATCCGACGAATCCGGTATTGAAGCGGGGACGAAAGGCGTTCGAATCCGCGGAGGCTTCGACGACGAAGACATTCTCGTGTGCCAGTTGTCACCCCAACGGCCATACCGATCAATTGCTTTGGGTTTTGAAGACGCCGATCGTCAGCGGCGGTGATCAGATCATGCCGCGGTCGACCATGCCGGTGCGAGGGCTTCGCGATACGCAGCCGTTTCATTGGGATGGCGTTCCGGGCGACCCCTACGGAGGCAACAACAGTGCGAGCATTCACGCGTCGGTGCCGCCCAACAGCGATGCTGACGATCCGCTGTCGGCCATTCGTCATCTTGTCGATGGCGGGATCGCGGGCACGATGTCGATGCACGATGATCCAACTCAAAATGACGAAGGCAAAGCGGGAACCCTGGATGCGCCGGAGCGGGACGCAATGTCGGCGTTTCTGTTGAGCATTCGCTACCCGCCGGCACCACGACGTCCCTACGACAACGTGGTCTCCGATCAGGCCAAACGCGGTTTCGAGCTGTTCCACGTCCATGGTGACGACGATCCGAGCAAGCCACGCCCGAATGTTTGTGGCGATTGTCACCGGATGCCGTTCTTGGTCAGCACCAACACGCCGGGAACCGGCATGGACGCACCGACGTGGCGGGGCGCACAAGATCGTTTCCTAATCCTGCCGCAAGGCAGGTTGAACATCATCGACTTCGATTTCTACGCGGCTATCGCGGATGGCGGACAAGACGAACGCAGCATTTGGCAACTGTCTTGGGCCGGTCGCGAGCGATTCAACCCGGTGTGGGACATGGTGCTGGAAGGAAGCACGGGAATGTCTGGTACTTACGGCCGGCAATGGACAATGAATCAGTCCAACGCCGATGATGACCAAGGTCGTGATCTACTAAGCGTGCTCGAACAAGCCGCCTTGGAGGACGCGATTGTATTGAAGGCTGAAGGCGTGGTGATCGGAGGCGATGCGTCGACCGCCATCCAGCTGGTACTTCAAAGCGAAGCCGAGGCACCACGCTATCAAGATCTCAACGATTCGTCCGTCGAGTACAGTCGCGGCGATCTTGAAGACGCTGCCGCGGCGGGCCGTTTGATCCTGACGTGGACGGCGACGCTTCCTTCGACCGAGTCGTTCGAAGCCCAGCCGGCAATCTGGACGCACGGCCCGATCGGGCAACAACGGGGACGGCAGCAGTTCCCGATTTTGCATACAGCACGTCCGGAAATGCTGATCAGCGGTCGACATTTCGGTTCCGATGCCACGGTGTTTGTCGACGGGAGAGTCGCCGATGCCCAAGTTGATGTTGCTGGCGAAGATGTCTCGATTGAATTTGGCAAGTTACCCTCTCTTGGCATGCACCTGCTCCAAGTCAAAACCGCCTACTCGGACTTCAGCAATGATTTCATTTTCTATGTCGCCAAAGACGCAGGCGATGCGGATCGGCTGAAGTTGGAATTGGACCGGCCGCATCTTGACCTGCAAAAGCGGCTTGCTGATGCCGTCGGCCGCGGTGATCTCCGCCGTGTCCGTGGGTTAATTTCTCGTGGAGCAGCAGTCAATTCGATCGACCGCGAAAGCGGCAGCTACCCGCTGGCGATCGCGGCCCTTCATGGCCACACCAAAATCGCCGAGTACCTCATTGAATCGGATGCCGATATCGATGCCAAGAACCGTGACGGTAACACGGCGCTGCACATCGCCTCATTCTTGTGCCACAAAGAAGTGGTCGAAGTCCTGATCGAGCACAACGCATCGAAGTCGATCCGCAGTGCCCGAGGCGAACGTGCGGTCGACACGGTTGCCGGTCCTTGGAGCGATGAACTGGCAGGCCTCTACAAATTCATTGCGACATTGACGTCACAGGACATTGATCTCGAAGCTGTGCGGGACGAACGCCCCCGCGTCGCCGCCATGCTCAAGTGA
- a CDS encoding thioredoxin family protein encodes MTTLALLCSLPCLASDSGHLSPIGERVDSFTLDNCYGKPVSLDDFSESNAIAIVFLGTECPLAKLYGPRLTQIQQQYSDRGIQIVGINSNKQDSLTELAAYVHRHEFGFPMLKDPGNRIADTMGAQRTPEVFLLDQDRVVRYHGRIDDQYGVGYSKERDAKPELTLAIDALLGGKAIDKPETEAVGCHIGRVKEVPPTGSVTFTKDIAPIFNTKCVNCHRDGEIAPFTLTSYDDVLGWEDTILEVIAENRMPPWYADPDHGTFANDARLTSHQRELISTWVDNGMPEGDPKDLPEPPKFVDGWQIDQPDQVVRMRDKPFSVPAEGVLDYQRFVIDPQWSEDKYIVASEARPDKRGVVHHILVYVIPPGQQRRDLRQAIAGYAPGSPPLELTDGIAVEVKAGSKLLFEMHYTPNGTTTEDLSYVGFRFTNKQNVRKRLQGRLAIDQRFEIPAGVANHTVKATYVVRQEENLISMSPHMHLRGKSFRYDIRFPDGRKDTLLNVPNYDFNWQLKYILDEPMRLPKGTRVECTAVFDNSKYNLANPDPSKPVRWGDQSFEEMMIGFMDTVPVEDDLR; translated from the coding sequence TTGACAACCCTAGCTTTGCTTTGCTCGCTTCCATGCTTGGCTAGCGACTCAGGGCATCTCAGCCCCATCGGCGAGCGAGTCGATTCATTCACGCTCGACAATTGCTACGGGAAGCCAGTTTCGCTGGACGACTTTTCTGAATCGAATGCGATTGCGATTGTGTTTCTGGGGACTGAATGTCCGCTTGCCAAACTTTACGGGCCGCGTCTGACGCAGATTCAGCAGCAGTACTCCGATCGCGGCATTCAAATCGTTGGGATCAACTCCAACAAGCAGGACAGCCTGACCGAGTTGGCGGCTTATGTGCATCGACACGAATTCGGCTTCCCCATGTTGAAAGATCCCGGCAACCGCATCGCCGATACGATGGGTGCCCAGCGGACACCGGAAGTCTTCTTGCTCGATCAGGATCGGGTGGTCCGCTACCACGGTCGGATCGATGATCAATACGGCGTCGGCTATTCCAAAGAGCGAGATGCAAAGCCAGAGTTGACACTCGCCATCGATGCGTTGCTGGGCGGGAAGGCGATCGACAAGCCCGAAACCGAAGCCGTTGGGTGTCACATTGGCCGGGTCAAAGAAGTGCCACCAACGGGCAGCGTGACGTTTACCAAAGACATCGCTCCGATCTTCAACACGAAGTGCGTCAACTGTCATCGAGACGGCGAGATCGCTCCGTTCACGTTGACCAGCTACGACGACGTTCTCGGATGGGAAGACACCATTTTGGAAGTCATCGCGGAGAACCGCATGCCGCCGTGGTATGCCGATCCTGATCACGGAACGTTCGCCAACGACGCTCGATTGACCTCGCATCAGCGAGAATTGATATCGACTTGGGTTGACAATGGAATGCCCGAAGGCGATCCCAAAGACTTGCCTGAACCGCCGAAGTTCGTGGACGGATGGCAAATTGACCAGCCCGATCAAGTCGTCCGGATGCGAGACAAGCCTTTCTCGGTTCCCGCTGAGGGCGTGTTGGATTATCAGCGGTTTGTCATTGATCCCCAGTGGTCCGAAGACAAGTACATCGTCGCGTCCGAAGCCCGTCCCGACAAACGTGGCGTCGTTCACCACATTTTGGTTTATGTCATTCCGCCGGGCCAGCAGCGACGAGATCTTCGTCAGGCGATTGCCGGCTACGCACCCGGAAGCCCACCACTGGAACTGACAGATGGCATCGCGGTCGAGGTCAAAGCGGGCAGCAAATTGCTCTTTGAGATGCATTACACCCCCAACGGCACGACCACTGAGGACTTGAGCTATGTAGGATTCCGTTTCACGAACAAGCAGAACGTTCGCAAGCGGCTTCAAGGACGTCTTGCGATCGACCAGCGTTTCGAGATCCCTGCCGGTGTGGCCAACCATACGGTCAAGGCCACCTACGTCGTTCGGCAGGAAGAGAACCTGATCAGCATGTCACCGCACATGCACTTGCGAGGTAAATCATTCCGGTACGATATTCGCTTCCCCGACGGTCGGAAAGACACGCTGCTGAACGTCCCCAACTACGACTTCAATTGGCAGCTGAAATACATCCTTGACGAACCCATGCGATTGCCAAAAGGAACACGGGTTGAATGTACCGCCGTCTTTGACAACAGCAAGTACAACCTAGCCAATCCCGATCCGTCGAAGCCTGTCCGCTGGGGCGACCAGAGTTTCGAGGAGATGATGATTGGATTCATGGATACGGTGCCCGTGGAGGATGATCTTCGATGA
- a CDS encoding carboxylesterase/lipase family protein has translation MKRPVISAFTFAAIAAFASAGGAQVVQTQSGAVRGHESGDADIISFKGIPYAEPPVGALRWKPPQVVKPWRDVRDCKTYGPISLQRKNWDKGGQSEDCLHLNVWTKKNFKDAKRPVMVWIHGGGFTQGSGNQGKTGGDGLAGKDVVLVSINYRLGALGFMTHPALSAESPRGVSGNYAILDQIAALQWVRDNIVNFGGDPNNVTIFGESAGGTSVYLLTATPLSKGLFHRAILQSPWLDPVIFRDLKKETDFGPAAEFDGTEQTNRLFDENVKNVLAELRAMPAEELMEKVKQRWPVATDGYVFPQRPTQIYAAGRQHRVPTIVGTNRDEGTMFAGRQGFKNMQDYREALVERFGDNADRMIEFYLKDTNKDLRKAAVQLVTDGWFVQPARQFARAMDNQGSDVWMYHFTKPVRGWMGAAHAAEIGYVFGKLENPILEDAKLSDAFMNYWVQFAKAGNPNLEGLPEWPAYITDSDRHQLMDSTIETGTGLRCDACDLLDQVRGVEMKTTEVLSSRD, from the coding sequence ATGAAGCGTCCTGTAATATCTGCATTCACTTTCGCCGCCATTGCTGCATTCGCGTCGGCAGGTGGAGCACAAGTCGTGCAAACTCAATCCGGGGCGGTTCGCGGGCATGAGTCGGGTGATGCCGACATCATTTCGTTCAAAGGCATCCCGTACGCCGAACCGCCGGTCGGCGCGCTTCGTTGGAAGCCGCCACAAGTTGTGAAGCCGTGGAGGGATGTTCGCGACTGCAAAACCTACGGACCGATCTCGCTGCAGCGAAAGAACTGGGACAAGGGAGGGCAGAGCGAGGACTGCCTTCACCTAAACGTTTGGACCAAGAAGAACTTCAAAGATGCCAAACGTCCCGTGATGGTTTGGATTCACGGCGGCGGCTTCACGCAGGGTTCTGGCAACCAAGGAAAGACCGGCGGAGACGGTTTGGCGGGCAAGGACGTCGTCTTGGTATCAATCAACTACCGTCTCGGCGCACTGGGATTCATGACGCATCCGGCGTTGTCGGCTGAATCACCCCGTGGCGTCTCCGGCAACTACGCAATCCTGGACCAGATCGCCGCTTTGCAGTGGGTACGCGACAACATTGTGAACTTCGGCGGCGACCCCAACAACGTCACTATCTTTGGCGAATCGGCGGGTGGCACGAGCGTCTATCTTTTGACGGCAACACCGCTTTCAAAGGGATTGTTTCATCGCGCGATCCTGCAGAGTCCTTGGCTGGATCCGGTGATCTTCCGCGATTTGAAGAAGGAAACCGACTTCGGTCCGGCCGCGGAGTTTGACGGCACGGAACAAACGAATCGCTTGTTTGATGAGAATGTCAAGAATGTGTTGGCGGAGCTTAGAGCGATGCCAGCGGAAGAGCTGATGGAAAAGGTCAAGCAGCGTTGGCCGGTCGCGACAGACGGATATGTCTTTCCCCAACGTCCGACTCAAATTTACGCCGCGGGTAGACAACACAGGGTTCCGACCATCGTGGGCACCAACCGTGACGAGGGAACCATGTTCGCCGGCCGCCAAGGCTTCAAGAACATGCAGGACTACCGCGAAGCGTTGGTGGAGCGATTCGGTGACAACGCCGACCGGATGATTGAGTTCTATTTGAAAGATACCAACAAGGATTTGCGAAAGGCTGCCGTGCAGTTGGTGACCGATGGTTGGTTCGTTCAGCCGGCTCGTCAGTTCGCGAGGGCGATGGACAACCAAGGCAGCGACGTGTGGATGTATCACTTCACCAAACCGGTGCGGGGCTGGATGGGTGCGGCTCACGCGGCCGAGATCGGCTATGTGTTCGGCAAACTCGAGAATCCGATTCTGGAAGACGCCAAGCTTTCTGACGCATTCATGAACTATTGGGTTCAGTTCGCCAAAGCGGGCAATCCCAACCTAGAAGGCTTGCCCGAGTGGCCGGCGTACATCACCGACAGCGACCGGCATCAACTAATGGACTCGACGATTGAAACGGGCACCGGCCTGCGTTGCGACGCTTGTGATCTGTTGGATCAAGTTCGTGGCGTCGAAATGAAAACGACTGAAGTTCTTTCAAGCCGAGACTGA
- a CDS encoding alpha/beta hydrolase: protein MKYSMAAAILTPVLFCVAATHVFGQDNKRDPSFANVKYAKHDRHVFDIWLADSSKPTPLAIYIHGGGFTSGSKEKLKPDVLSELLESGISVAAINYRYKTIARLPAAHHDGRRALQFMRSKATDWNIDKNNVAAFGGSAGAQICMWLAFSDEMAKPDSDDPIERESTRLTCVATAGGQTSNGAEFWEEMIGSLVDEETARAALMMPFKGRAPEQVQIATWGGKTLDEANKTAARYSAIDIVTADDPPIFMSYGSSPGSKPPTDPKRLRGWLIHHVNLGIALKEKTDAIKHEAHLKYPGSECEYESLVEFFQDKLLGN from the coding sequence ATGAAATATTCAATGGCAGCAGCCATCCTTACACCAGTACTGTTTTGCGTCGCGGCGACTCATGTCTTTGGGCAAGACAACAAGCGAGATCCGAGTTTTGCAAACGTGAAGTATGCAAAACATGATCGACATGTTTTCGACATCTGGCTGGCCGACTCATCGAAGCCCACACCACTGGCGATCTACATTCACGGCGGAGGCTTCACTTCGGGTAGCAAAGAAAAGCTGAAGCCGGACGTTTTGTCTGAACTGCTTGAATCCGGCATCTCCGTCGCGGCGATCAACTACCGCTACAAAACAATCGCCCGTCTGCCCGCCGCTCATCACGATGGCCGACGCGCACTGCAGTTCATGCGATCCAAAGCGACCGACTGGAACATCGATAAAAACAACGTCGCCGCCTTCGGCGGTTCTGCCGGCGCTCAAATCTGCATGTGGTTGGCCTTCAGTGACGAAATGGCGAAACCAGATAGCGATGATCCCATCGAACGAGAATCAACACGGCTGACGTGCGTTGCGACCGCCGGAGGCCAGACGTCCAACGGCGCTGAATTCTGGGAAGAGATGATCGGCTCTCTTGTGGACGAGGAAACCGCACGCGCTGCACTCATGATGCCTTTCAAGGGCAGAGCTCCTGAACAAGTACAAATCGCAACCTGGGGCGGTAAGACTCTCGACGAAGCCAACAAGACTGCCGCCCGCTATTCCGCGATCGACATCGTGACAGCCGACGACCCGCCGATCTTCATGAGCTACGGATCGTCACCGGGTTCCAAACCGCCGACCGATCCAAAGAGACTTCGAGGCTGGCTCATTCATCACGTCAACCTTGGAATCGCTCTCAAGGAAAAAACTGACGCCATCAAACACGAAGCCCACCTGAAATATCCCGGTTCAGAATGCGAATACGAATCGCTGGTTGAGTTTTTTCAGGACAAGTTGCTGGGGAACTAG
- a CDS encoding serine hydrolase domain-containing protein produces MSFTLLLVSCCLPPTLSLAQPMPAPSRMPAANAESVGMSSDGLNRIGELMQKHIDAGHIQGAVTIVARRGKVVHFSTHGKMDVEQGRAMEPDAIFRMASSTKPVLGVAAMMMIEEGKLSPSDPVSKYIPEFADMKVAVLAEPADRDVSPSWVNPKGDVPDHRLVPVNTPITIHHLLTHTSGLKSGGLGSAVDSVTRRKDDTLATYIPKLAKVPLDFQPGTRWSYSPGTGLDVVARIIEIVSETPFDEFLRKRIFDPLEMNNSYFNLPSDKESKRVVISGSDKWEKLKGWGPTKYVSASGGLSSAAEDYLHFEQMLLGGGELFGHRLLRAESVKRMSSNQVDDLYSGLTGRKKGRQGMGFGYTVAVTLNPDAAENNRGKGAFGWGGAFGTQSWTDPERELVAVLMLQQPHGPTQRDIGEAVQQAIID; encoded by the coding sequence TTGTCGTTTACCTTGCTGCTGGTCAGTTGCTGTTTGCCGCCAACCTTATCGCTGGCTCAACCGATGCCCGCGCCGTCAAGGATGCCGGCCGCCAACGCGGAGTCGGTTGGCATGTCGTCCGATGGTTTGAATCGTATCGGCGAACTGATGCAAAAACACATCGACGCCGGGCACATTCAGGGCGCGGTGACGATCGTGGCACGTCGCGGCAAAGTGGTTCATTTCTCAACGCACGGAAAAATGGATGTCGAGCAAGGCCGAGCGATGGAACCTGACGCGATCTTTCGCATGGCGTCTTCGACGAAGCCTGTACTTGGCGTCGCAGCGATGATGATGATTGAGGAAGGAAAACTCAGCCCGAGCGATCCCGTTTCAAAGTACATCCCTGAGTTCGCCGACATGAAAGTTGCCGTTCTGGCTGAACCGGCGGATCGGGATGTCAGCCCATCGTGGGTGAACCCAAAAGGTGATGTGCCCGATCATCGCCTTGTCCCGGTCAACACACCGATAACGATTCATCATCTGCTGACTCACACATCGGGCCTCAAGAGCGGCGGATTGGGATCGGCGGTCGATTCTGTAACGCGCCGCAAGGACGACACGCTCGCGACCTACATCCCAAAGCTCGCCAAGGTTCCACTGGATTTTCAGCCCGGCACGCGGTGGAGCTACAGCCCCGGCACGGGCCTCGACGTCGTCGCCCGCATTATCGAAATCGTCTCCGAAACTCCGTTTGACGAGTTCCTGCGGAAACGAATCTTCGATCCACTTGAGATGAACAACTCGTATTTCAACCTGCCCAGCGATAAGGAATCGAAACGTGTCGTCATTTCGGGAAGCGACAAATGGGAAAAACTCAAAGGGTGGGGGCCAACCAAATACGTCTCGGCATCGGGTGGGCTGTCCAGTGCGGCCGAAGACTACCTCCATTTCGAGCAAATGTTACTGGGCGGTGGCGAACTCTTCGGCCACCGACTGCTTCGCGCCGAGAGCGTCAAACGGATGAGCAGCAATCAGGTTGACGATCTCTACTCAGGCCTGACTGGACGCAAAAAGGGACGCCAAGGAATGGGCTTCGGGTACACGGTCGCCGTGACACTCAATCCGGATGCAGCCGAAAACAATCGCGGAAAAGGTGCATTCGGATGGGGCGGCGCTTTCGGCACGCAATCGTGGACTGATCCTGAAAGGGAACTGGTCGCAGTGCTAATGCTCCAACAGCCGCACGGCCCAACGCAACGCGATATTGGTGAAGCCGTTCAGCAGGCGATTATCGATTAG